The following is a genomic window from Streptomyces chrestomyceticus JCM 4735.
GGTGTCCAGCCGGTCCTCGCCCGCGAGCACCGTCAGCTTGAGCGCGGAGTGGTGGGCCAGGGAGGCGAGCGTGTGCGGCATGGGACCTTCGGGGGCGTCGGCGGGCGGGCGTGCTGTCGGCGGGCCGGCGCTGCGCCGTCCCGTATGAACGGTCGCTGCCGATTCTGCCTCAGTGGAGGGGTGCGGGGGTGGGATCGTCCGGGGATGCAGCCGTACGGGTGGGGGTGGCCCTGGCAGCGTGACACCCGCGACGGCCTGGAAATCGGGTGGACGCGCCGGGCCCGGCCGTGAGCTGATCGGCACCGACCGGTTCGGCAGCACGTCGGCACCCGCTCGCTCCGGAGGAGCCTCATGACCCGCTTCACGACCGTGCCCGGCCTGTTCCCGCCCCCGCTCTACTCGCACGCCGCCGTCGTCGAGGCGGGTGAACGCCTGGTCTTCTCGGCGGGCGCGGTCCCGCTGGACGCGGACGGCGCCCTCGTCGGCCCGGACGACCGCCCGGCCCAGACCCGCCAGGTCCTCGCCAACCTCGCCGTCCAGTTGGAAGCGGCCGGCAGCGGCCTGGACCAGGTGCTCGCCAGCACCGTGTACGTCGTCGGCAGTGCTCCGGAGGACCTCTCCGCGGTCTGGGACGAGATCCGCGCCTCGGCCCTGTCCACCGGCCCGCACACCTCCACGCTCGTGGGCGTGACCGTCCTCGGCTACCCGGGACAACTGGTGGAGGTCACGGCTACGGGGGTGGTGCGGGAGGAGTGACCCAGGCCCTCCTCACCCCCGAAGATCCACCAACACCGGCGGCGCATGCTCCCCCCGCACCGACGTCACCGACAGCACCCCGTGCCCCGGGGGACGGAGTTGGCCAGGTCGGAGGCGGACCAGCGTTCGCGCTCGACGGTGCGGACGGTGACCGCCTTGGCGGTGGCGGCCTTGCCGGTGACCAGGTGGCGGAAGAGGTGGAACGCCTTCATCGCGGCGCCCTCGGCGATGATCTGACGGTCGGTCACGTCCCGGGTCTCGACCCACTCCTTGCCCCAGACCTCGGCGAACCGCGCCCCGTCCCAGGTCGTCACGCCCGCGAACGCCATCCGGCAGCCCACCGCGCCCAGCAGCGCGCTGCGCAGCGACTCGGGGACG
Proteins encoded in this region:
- a CDS encoding RidA family protein, which gives rise to MTRFTTVPGLFPPPLYSHAAVVEAGERLVFSAGAVPLDADGALVGPDDRPAQTRQVLANLAVQLEAAGSGLDQVLASTVYVVGSAPEDLSAVWDEIRASALSTGPHTSTLVGVTVLGYPGQLVEVTATGVVREE